A genomic window from Helicobacter suis HS1 includes:
- a CDS encoding type I restriction enzyme HsdR N-terminal domain-containing protein: MFEEIFEDSLALDFFKPDLIADLKTRAEQSKKKGYITCLVRDKAIKLTPEEVVRQLYLAKLIEEYHYPKERILLEYPIHFGREVKRADIVVLDQENNLYVVVELKKPKKKEGMAQLKSYAHASGAPLAVWSNGADEIILHRRNPNHFISIPHLPHYYQSLKEVLSEQFKYVDLLKKDVLSKEGLNLKSRILLIEDEVLAGAGVDAFEEVFKLIFIKLYDELNTYRKDKKLINDYYNALEYKNRVKADKLYEKMHNLEFRNYEGTGNQEFKDRLERLFTESKEKWPGIFPKENSIALTPSHLEVCVSVLQPAP, from the coding sequence ATGTTTGAGGAAATTTTTGAGGATAGTTTGGCACTAGACTTTTTTAAGCCAGATTTGATTGCAGATTTAAAGACAAGGGCAGAGCAGAGTAAAAAGAAGGGCTACATCACCTGTCTTGTACGGGACAAAGCGATTAAATTGACTCCTGAGGAGGTGGTGCGCCAACTTTATCTAGCTAAACTCATAGAGGAGTATCACTACCCCAAAGAGCGTATTTTATTAGAATATCCCATTCATTTTGGTCGCGAAGTAAAAAGGGCTGATATTGTAGTGCTTGATCAAGAAAATAACCTATATGTTGTGGTGGAGCTTAAAAAACCTAAGAAAAAAGAGGGGATGGCGCAGCTAAAGAGCTATGCCCACGCTAGCGGAGCACCCTTAGCGGTGTGGAGCAATGGAGCAGATGAGATCATCTTGCATCGTAGAAACCCCAATCACTTTATTAGTATCCCACATTTGCCCCATTACTATCAAAGCCTAAAAGAGGTGCTTAGCGAGCAGTTTAAATATGTGGATTTACTTAAAAAAGATGTCTTGAGTAAAGAGGGCTTAAATTTAAAATCGCGTATTCTCTTGATAGAAGATGAGGTGCTAGCTGGGGCAGGAGTTGATGCGTTTGAGGAGGTCTTTAAACTCATCTTTATTAAACTCTATGATGAACTTAACACTTATCGCAAAGATAAAAAGCTGATCAATGATTACTACAATGCCCTAGAGTATAAAAACAGGGTTAAAGCAGATAAACTTTATGAGAAAATGCACAATTTAGAGTTTAGAAATTATGAGGGTACGGGTAATCAGGAATTTAAAGATCGTTTAGAGCGCTTATTTACAGAGTCTAAAGAAAAATGGCCGGGTATTTTTCCTAAAGAGAACAGCATCGCCCTAACCCCTAGCCATTTAGAAGTGTGTGTGAGTGTATTACAACCCGCGCCATAA
- the typA gene encoding translational GTPase TypA: MQKIRNIAVIAHVDHGKTTLVDGLLTQSGTFSAHDKIDERMMDSNDLERERGITILSKNTAIHYKDTKINIIDTPGHADFGGEVERVLKMVDGVLLLVDAQEGVMPQTKFVVKKALSFGICPIVVVNKIDKSAAQPDKVVDEVFDLFVAMGASDDQLDFPVVYAAARDGYAIKDLNDERKNLEPLFETIISHVKAPSGASNEPLQMQIFTLDYDNYVGKIGIARVFNGQIKKGDILSLYKSDGSKENGRITKLIGFLGLARMEIEQAEAGDIVAIAGFSAMDVGDSVVDPNNPMPLDPMHLEEPTMSVVFAINDSPLAGTEGKHVTANKLKDRLFKEMQTNIAMKCEEMGEGKFKVSGRGELQITILAENLRREGFEFSISRPEVIIKVQDGVKLEPFEHLVIDTPQDFSGAIIERLGRRKAEMKAMQPMDAGYSRLEFEIPARGLIGYRSEFLTDTKGEGVMNHSFLEFRPFSGSVESRKNGALVSMENGDATAFSLFNIQERGTLFINPQTKVYVGMVIGEHSRDNDLEVNPIKAKHLTNMRASGSDEAIKLTPPRIMALERALEWIEEDELLEITPINLRIRKKTLDPTTRRRIKK, translated from the coding sequence ATGCAAAAAATCAGAAATATCGCCGTTATTGCCCATGTTGACCATGGCAAAACCACTTTAGTAGACGGCTTACTCACCCAATCTGGGACTTTTAGCGCACACGATAAAATTGATGAGCGCATGATGGATAGCAACGATTTAGAAAGAGAACGGGGTATCACCATTTTGTCTAAAAATACTGCTATCCACTACAAGGACACCAAAATTAATATCATAGATACCCCCGGACACGCCGACTTTGGCGGCGAGGTAGAGCGGGTATTAAAAATGGTAGATGGCGTGTTGCTTTTAGTAGATGCACAAGAAGGCGTGATGCCGCAAACCAAATTTGTAGTTAAAAAGGCGCTAAGTTTTGGGATTTGCCCTATTGTGGTGGTAAATAAAATTGATAAAAGCGCAGCCCAGCCGGATAAAGTAGTAGATGAAGTCTTTGATTTATTTGTGGCTATGGGAGCGAGCGATGATCAGCTAGATTTTCCGGTTGTCTATGCCGCCGCACGCGATGGGTATGCTATCAAAGATCTAAATGATGAGAGAAAAAATTTAGAACCCCTTTTTGAGACTATTATTTCTCATGTTAAAGCCCCAAGTGGCGCGTCTAATGAGCCCTTACAAATGCAGATTTTTACTTTAGATTATGATAATTATGTGGGCAAAATTGGCATCGCGCGGGTATTTAATGGGCAGATTAAAAAAGGGGATATACTCTCTCTTTATAAAAGCGATGGGAGTAAGGAAAATGGCCGCATCACTAAATTAATTGGCTTTTTAGGCTTAGCTAGAATGGAGATCGAGCAGGCAGAAGCGGGCGATATTGTAGCCATTGCGGGCTTTAGTGCGATGGATGTAGGCGATAGTGTGGTTGATCCTAATAATCCTATGCCACTTGATCCCATGCACCTTGAAGAGCCTACTATGAGTGTGGTTTTTGCCATTAATGATTCTCCACTAGCCGGTACAGAGGGCAAACATGTAACCGCTAATAAACTTAAAGATCGTTTGTTTAAAGAAATGCAAACCAATATTGCGATGAAGTGTGAGGAAATGGGCGAGGGCAAGTTTAAAGTGAGCGGACGCGGGGAGTTACAAATCACCATTTTAGCCGAGAATTTGCGCCGTGAGGGTTTTGAATTTAGTATCTCTCGCCCTGAAGTTATTATAAAAGTACAAGACGGGGTTAAATTAGAACCCTTTGAACATTTAGTCATAGATACCCCCCAAGATTTTAGCGGCGCAATCATTGAAAGATTAGGGCGACGCAAGGCTGAGATGAAGGCGATGCAACCTATGGATGCAGGCTATAGCCGTTTGGAGTTTGAAATCCCGGCTAGAGGCTTAATTGGCTATAGAAGCGAGTTTTTAACCGATACAAAGGGCGAGGGGGTGATGAATCACTCTTTTTTAGAATTTAGACCCTTTAGCGGGAGTGTAGAATCGCGCAAGAACGGCGCGCTTGTGAGTATGGAAAATGGCGATGCCACCGCTTTTTCACTCTTTAATATCCAAGAGAGAGGCACGCTTTTTATCAACCCACAAACAAAGGTCTATGTGGGCATGGTTATTGGTGAGCATAGCCGCGATAACGATTTAGAGGTTAATCCTATTAAAGCCAAACACCTTACTAACATGCGCGCTAGTGGGAGCGACGAGGCGATCAAACTCACCCCACCTAGAATCATGGCCTTAGAGAGGGCTTTAGAGTGGATTGAAGAGGACGAGCTTTTAGAGATCACCCCTATTAATTTGCGTATCCGTAAAAAGACACTAGATCCAACTACACGCCGACGCATTAAGAAATAA
- a CDS encoding ribonucleoside-diphosphate reductase subunit alpha, giving the protein MEMTATKRNESKVLPEQQIEQIKQIIHKATEGLTGLDKQEFETEALHCNSTQDLFTSLIKMAVDRIDVDAPNWSFVAARLFLEDLYQKVSGFSGYLPLRVYLERGESKGRIVRGFKEKFDLELLDSALKPERDWQFNYLGIKTLYDRYLLKDESNHPIELPQHMFMAIAMFLAQNESDPNARALEFYGVLSRFELMCATPTLANARTPNHQLSSCYIGSTPDNIEGIFDSYKDMALLSKYGGGIGWDFSQVRCLGSFIDGHKSASAGVIPFLKIANDVAVAVDQLGTRKGAIAVYLEIWHMDILEFIDLRKNSGDERRRAHDLFPALWICDLFMQRVEADQEWTLFDPYRCQDLTQCFGAEFEAKYLAYEQDSHMVKHRIKARDLWKKILTNYFETGLPFLGFKDNANRANPNGHVGMIRSSNLCTEIYQNTSSSHYKMQIDFTDGSREFFEELEEVCTDTGITKRANKLSSNDSLGGKKIFMASKVAEEGMVAVCNLASLNLSKINSQQDLERVVPIAVRMLDNVIDLNFYPISKAKETNLKSRAIGLGVMGEAQMLAEARIKWGSAEHALKMDFLLEKMSYEAIKASSQLAIERGSYAYFEGSAWSQGIFPIDYIKQEVKEISPHKPRCDWKSLKKKVKEQGLRNGYLMAIAPTSSISILVGTTQTIEPIYQKKWLEENLSGLIPVVVPSLSLETWPFYTSAYDIDAKDMIKLAAVRQKWIDQGQSLNLFLRPKKASGKLLHEIYYLAWKLGLKSTYYLRTQSPDLEIQNILDRSIECYQCQ; this is encoded by the coding sequence ATGGAAATGACAGCCACTAAGCGCAATGAGAGTAAAGTTTTGCCAGAACAACAGATAGAACAAATCAAGCAAATTATCCACAAGGCTACAGAAGGCCTAACAGGTTTGGATAAACAAGAATTTGAAACAGAAGCCTTACACTGCAATAGCACCCAAGATCTCTTTACAAGTCTTATTAAAATGGCGGTGGATAGAATAGATGTGGATGCGCCTAATTGGAGTTTTGTAGCAGCAAGGCTTTTTTTAGAGGATTTATACCAAAAGGTGAGTGGCTTTAGCGGATATTTGCCTTTAAGGGTGTATTTGGAGCGAGGAGAGAGTAAGGGGCGTATTGTACGGGGGTTTAAAGAAAAGTTTGATTTAGAATTACTAGATAGTGCTTTAAAACCTGAGCGCGATTGGCAGTTTAATTATCTAGGCATCAAAACGCTTTATGATCGCTATTTGCTTAAAGATGAATCCAACCACCCCATAGAATTACCCCAACATATGTTTATGGCTATCGCGATGTTTTTAGCCCAAAATGAGAGCGATCCTAATGCCCGCGCTTTAGAATTTTACGGGGTATTAAGCCGCTTTGAGCTCATGTGTGCCACCCCAACTTTGGCCAATGCTAGAACCCCTAACCACCAGCTTAGTTCTTGTTACATTGGGAGTACCCCGGATAATATTGAGGGTATTTTTGATAGCTATAAAGACATGGCTTTACTCTCTAAATATGGCGGGGGCATTGGCTGGGATTTTAGCCAAGTGCGCTGTTTGGGTAGTTTTATTGATGGGCATAAAAGCGCGAGTGCGGGAGTGATTCCTTTTTTAAAAATTGCTAATGATGTGGCAGTGGCGGTGGATCAACTAGGTACGCGTAAAGGCGCGATTGCAGTGTATTTAGAAATCTGGCACATGGATATTTTAGAATTTATTGATCTGCGTAAAAATAGCGGAGATGAGCGCCGCCGTGCCCACGATCTTTTTCCAGCTCTTTGGATCTGTGATTTGTTCATGCAAAGGGTGGAGGCAGATCAAGAATGGACACTTTTTGATCCTTATAGATGTCAAGATTTAACCCAGTGTTTTGGTGCAGAGTTTGAGGCAAAATATTTAGCCTACGAGCAAGATAGCCACATGGTTAAACACCGCATAAAGGCGCGTGATCTATGGAAAAAGATTCTCACAAACTACTTTGAAACGGGTTTACCTTTCTTAGGCTTTAAAGATAATGCTAACCGCGCTAACCCTAATGGCCATGTTGGCATGATCCGCTCTTCTAATTTATGTACCGAGATTTATCAAAACACCAGTAGTAGCCACTATAAAATGCAAATAGATTTTACAGATGGCAGTAGAGAATTTTTTGAGGAATTAGAGGAAGTGTGCACAGATACCGGTATTACTAAAAGAGCCAATAAACTTAGTAGCAATGATTCTTTGGGGGGCAAAAAAATTTTCATGGCAAGTAAAGTAGCTGAGGAGGGAATGGTGGCTGTGTGCAATTTGGCTAGTTTAAATTTAAGCAAGATTAATAGCCAGCAGGATTTAGAGCGAGTCGTACCTATCGCAGTGCGCATGCTAGATAATGTTATTGATCTAAATTTTTACCCCATTTCTAAGGCCAAAGAAACCAACTTAAAAAGCCGCGCCATTGGTTTGGGGGTGATGGGCGAGGCGCAGATGTTAGCAGAGGCGCGCATTAAGTGGGGTAGCGCTGAACATGCCCTTAAAATGGATTTCTTATTAGAGAAAATGAGCTATGAGGCTATTAAAGCAAGTAGCCAGCTAGCTATTGAGCGGGGGAGTTATGCCTATTTTGAGGGTTCAGCTTGGAGTCAGGGGATTTTTCCAATAGATTACATCAAGCAGGAAGTTAAAGAAATTAGCCCGCATAAACCCCGTTGTGATTGGAAAAGTCTTAAAAAGAAAGTCAAAGAGCAGGGTTTGAGAAATGGCTATTTAATGGCCATTGCGCCCACAAGCTCTATTTCTATTTTGGTAGGTACAACCCAAACCATTGAGCCTATTTATCAAAAAAAGTGGCTGGAGGAGAATTTAAGCGGGTTAATTCCGGTTGTAGTGCCCTCTTTAAGTTTAGAAACTTGGCCCTTTTACACCTCTGCCTATGATATTGATGCTAAGGATATGATTAAGTTAGCAGCGGTGCGCCAAAAATGGATCGATCAAGGGCAGAGTCTGAATCTATTTTTGCGCCCTAAAAAGGCTAGCGGGAAGCTCTTGCATGAAATCTATTATTTGGCTTGGAAACTAGGGCTTAAATCCACCTACTACCTACGCACCCAAAGCCCGGATCTAGAAATCCAAAATATCTTAGATCGATCTATAGAGTGTTATCAGTGTCAGTAG